The Abditibacteriota bacterium genomic sequence GGTAAAGGCTGTATATGCTGCGGCGGCAGAGCGGGGCTGGCTGATACCCTGCTTCTGCTCCGAGAATCTGGTCACCACCGAAGCCATCATGGAGGCGGCGGCGGAGTTTGCCCGCAAACACGGCGTCAGGCAGATGCCGGTGAGCATAGCCATCACCTGCGCCTACGACCACAGGTCCCAGGCCAGCTATTATACTCAGACCCGGTCGGTAGATGCGGGGCTGGAGCTCTTTTACGCCGATATTGCGGCCCTGACGGAAAAGGGCGCCCCTTACGAGGAGCTGCAGGTGCTGGTGCATCTGGACCACATCCAGCACGACCTGGACAAGGCTCTCACAGAGAGCGACCTATCCCGGTATTCGTCCATAATGTATGACGCGTCCACCCTGCCTTTTGACGAGAATATAGAGAAGACCGCCGCCTTTGTCAGGGCCAAGGGAGACGAGATATTCATAGAGGGCGCCTGCGACGAGATAGTGGAGGCCACGGAGTCTGTGACAAACGATATCACCACCGTGGAAAACGCCGTCAGGTATATGCAGGAGACCGGTGTGGACATGATGGTGGCCAATCTGGGCACCGAGCACAGGGCTTCCGGCAAGGATCTCTTTTACCGGGGGGACCGGGCCCGGGAGATCAAGGCGGCCATAGGCTGCAAAACGGTGCTCCACGGAGCTTCGTCCGTGTCCAACGACCAGATCAGCGACCTGTTCTCGGACGGCATCTGCAAGGTGAACGTGTGGACAGCCCTGGAGCGGGATTCGTCTCCCGACGTGTTTGAGGCCCTGGTCACCAACGCCGTGAGGGCTGCGGGTCCGGACAAGGTCAGGGAGCTGATAGACAAGGGCTGGCTCACCGAAAAGTGCCTGGACACCGGCGACAGGATAAACATCAGCTGCTTTACCATGGCTTTTCGCAGCGGCGTGATGGCCCGGAGAATAAAGGAAATGGTCACTGCCTATTATGACATGTGGCTGAAAGTATGATATACAAAGAGGAACGATCATGAAAAAACAAACCTTTGCCCTTTATTTCGGCAACAGAGGCTTTTTCCCCGAAAGCCTTATAGCTTCTGCCAGAGAAGAAGTGGCCCAGGCCGTAAAGAACGCGGGCTATGACTACGTCATCGCTCCCGAGGACCTGACCCGTTACGGGGCTGTGGAGACCCGGGAAGAGGGCCGGGCCTGGGCCGCCTGGCTCAAGGAGCAGGAGTATGACGGCATCATCATGAGCCTGCCCAACTTTTCCGACGAAAACGGCGCGGTGCAGGCAGTGCTGGACAACACCAGGCCTATCTTTATACAGGCGTATCCCGACGAGATAGGCAAGATGGATT encodes the following:
- a CDS encoding class II fructose-bisphosphate aldolase, whose amino-acid sequence is MIISELSQVKAVYAAAAERGWLIPCFCSENLVTTEAIMEAAAEFARKHGVRQMPVSIAITCAYDHRSQASYYTQTRSVDAGLELFYADIAALTEKGAPYEELQVLVHLDHIQHDLDKALTESDLSRYSSIMYDASTLPFDENIEKTAAFVRAKGDEIFIEGACDEIVEATESVTNDITTVENAVRYMQETGVDMMVANLGTEHRASGKDLFYRGDRAREIKAAIGCKTVLHGASSVSNDQISDLFSDGICKVNVWTALERDSSPDVFEALVTNAVRAAGPDKVRELIDKGWLTEKCLDTGDRINISCFTMAFRSGVMARRIKEMVTAYYDMWLKV